The following coding sequences lie in one Alloacidobacterium dinghuense genomic window:
- a CDS encoding D-alanine--D-alanine ligase family protein: MSKLRVGVLFGGRSGEHEVSLLSAASVLKAIDPKKYQVIPIGITREGRWVTATDAERLLAGESLHPRQLRAGDPDVTAPAAVLARGEAIIVPPVPSKNRTGSLVPFETHGNQAHQALNVDVIFPVLHGTFGEDGTIQGLFELAGIAYVGSGVLGSATGMDKDVMKRLFASAKLPITKHVTFLRGEWEAGSKKIISRVEAALKYPVFVKPANLGSSVGISKAHDRRELTPAIEMAASFDRKIVVEQGVGGKRGKARELEVAVLGNDNPEASVVGEVVPIKEFYDYEAKYLSEGSDLIIPAKLTRQQTRQVQQMAIAAFKACDCSGLARVDFLLDPGKTGRIYLNEINTLPGFTAISMYPKLWEASGVKYAELIDRLIQLALERRVEKDRTQYSR, encoded by the coding sequence ATGTCCAAGCTGCGTGTAGGTGTTCTATTTGGTGGACGCAGCGGCGAGCATGAGGTTTCGCTGCTGTCAGCTGCGTCGGTTCTGAAAGCGATTGATCCCAAGAAATACCAAGTGATTCCCATCGGCATCACCAGGGAAGGCCGGTGGGTTACGGCTACCGATGCCGAGCGATTGCTTGCCGGTGAATCGCTGCATCCGCGTCAGCTGCGCGCGGGCGATCCGGACGTGACGGCTCCGGCTGCGGTGCTGGCCAGGGGCGAGGCGATCATTGTGCCGCCGGTTCCATCGAAGAACAGGACCGGGTCGCTGGTTCCCTTTGAGACGCATGGGAACCAGGCGCATCAGGCGCTCAATGTTGATGTGATCTTTCCTGTTCTACATGGAACGTTTGGCGAGGATGGGACGATTCAGGGGCTGTTTGAGCTGGCGGGTATCGCTTATGTCGGATCGGGCGTGCTGGGCTCGGCTACCGGTATGGACAAGGATGTGATGAAGCGGCTGTTCGCGTCGGCCAAGCTGCCGATTACGAAGCATGTCACGTTTCTGCGCGGCGAGTGGGAAGCGGGATCGAAAAAGATTATCAGTCGAGTTGAAGCTGCGCTCAAGTATCCGGTGTTCGTGAAGCCGGCGAACCTTGGCTCGTCAGTTGGTATCAGCAAGGCCCATGACCGCAGGGAACTGACGCCAGCGATCGAGATGGCCGCCAGTTTTGACCGCAAGATTGTCGTCGAGCAAGGGGTTGGCGGGAAGCGCGGGAAAGCGCGAGAACTGGAAGTTGCCGTTCTTGGAAATGACAATCCTGAGGCTTCAGTTGTTGGCGAGGTTGTGCCGATCAAAGAGTTTTACGATTACGAGGCGAAGTACCTGAGCGAGGGCTCGGACCTGATCATTCCGGCGAAGCTTACGCGACAGCAAACGAGGCAGGTGCAGCAGATGGCGATTGCTGCGTTCAAAGCCTGCGACTGTTCGGGTCTTGCGCGCGTGGACTTTCTGCTCGATCCGGGCAAGACCGGCCGCATTTATTTGAATGAGATCAACACCCTGCCGGGCTTTACGGCTATCAGCATGTATCCGAAACTTTGGGAAGCGTCTGGCGTCAAGTATGCAGAGCTGATTGACCGTCTGATTCAGCTGGCGCTGGAACGGCGGGTGGAAAAAGACCGCACGCAATACTCGCGTTAA
- a CDS encoding MgtC/SapB family protein, producing MHQTTFPRLLLASCLGAVIGAERQWRQRAAGLRTNTLVCLGAAAFVDLGSIVAPSSTQVIAYVISGVGFLGAGAIMKDGGSVRGLNTAATLWCSAAVGACAGSGEMLDAIFVTALLIAINSLLRPLARFIDQRSLATFHAHTLYRVRLTCAKEDLMEAEIHLTHAVQARSLTLGKISTEELDDAERSIVQAVVESKTRDAEMMNALTEELRAFPWAESVDWIETEGEAE from the coding sequence ATGCATCAGACGACCTTCCCGCGCCTGTTGCTGGCCTCTTGTCTTGGCGCGGTCATTGGCGCTGAACGTCAATGGCGCCAGCGAGCCGCGGGTCTGCGAACGAATACCCTGGTCTGTCTGGGTGCCGCCGCGTTTGTCGACCTCGGCTCCATCGTGGCCCCATCGTCCACACAGGTCATTGCCTATGTGATTTCGGGCGTCGGTTTTCTGGGGGCGGGCGCCATCATGAAAGACGGTGGCAGCGTTCGCGGGCTGAATACCGCCGCTACGCTCTGGTGCTCGGCAGCAGTAGGTGCCTGCGCGGGCTCGGGCGAAATGCTCGACGCCATCTTCGTGACCGCGCTCCTCATCGCCATCAACTCGCTGTTGCGCCCGCTTGCACGCTTCATCGACCAGCGCTCCCTCGCGACCTTCCACGCGCATACGCTGTATCGTGTTCGCTTGACCTGTGCGAAAGAGGATTTGATGGAAGCCGAGATTCATCTCACGCATGCCGTTCAAGCCCGGTCTCTCACGCTCGGCAAAATCAGTACAGAAGAATTGGACGATGCAGAGCGCAGCATCGTGCAGGCGGTTGTCGAATCAAAGACACGCGACGCCGAAATGATGAACGCTCTGACCGAAGAACTCCGCGCCTTCCCCTGGGCTGAATCTGTCGACTGGATCGAAACCGAAGGCGAAGCCGAGTAG
- a CDS encoding c-type cytochrome encodes MKRVNTCALVAAFLACTSLALIAQDAPAAAPQARRPMPAPTNLQVLPKDIAPQDLMKMMFGYSQALGVQCPFCHEVNEQTHQPNFAADTKPDKKIARTMIAMVQDINSKYMTQIDDPDAKPADKTVTCGTCHRGNTMPAQFVPKAEEHGNAMQMKKPE; translated from the coding sequence ATGAAACGAGTCAACACGTGCGCTCTGGTCGCAGCCTTTCTCGCCTGCACCAGCCTCGCCTTGATCGCACAGGATGCGCCAGCGGCCGCCCCTCAAGCACGCCGCCCCATGCCCGCGCCCACAAACCTGCAAGTGTTGCCAAAGGACATTGCCCCGCAAGACCTGATGAAGATGATGTTCGGATACTCACAGGCTCTTGGTGTGCAATGCCCCTTTTGTCATGAAGTGAATGAGCAGACGCATCAGCCGAACTTCGCCGCCGATACCAAACCGGACAAGAAGATCGCCCGTACCATGATCGCCATGGTGCAGGACATCAATTCAAAATACATGACGCAGATCGATGATCCGGACGCCAAGCCGGCAGACAAAACGGTAACCTGCGGCACATGCCATCGTGGCAACACCATGCCCGCGCAATTCGTGCCCAAGGCCGAAGAACACGGCAATGCCATGCAAATGAAAAAACCTGAGTAA
- the panB gene encoding 3-methyl-2-oxobutanoate hydroxymethyltransferase, whose amino-acid sequence MSVTNFCSADAHTASAARAKVTFHTLQEKKQSGRPITALTAYDYATARLVDEAGIDLILVGDSLAQVVLGYDTTLPVTVDEMLHHTRAVRRAVKHAIVAADMPYGSYHVKLDEGVANAARFMKEGGAEAVKIEGGANRVQLVERLTDAEIPVIGHLGLTPQSVHRMGGYKVQGKTTAAADVLLKDALALEEAGAVAIVLEGMPREVAQHITHRLNVPTIGIGAGPDCDGQILVFHDLVNLSFSKPAKFVRQYGDAASLFRTAVDGYLHDVERREFPNESESYHLPKETRAAFEAASPIRRKA is encoded by the coding sequence ATGAGTGTTACAAATTTCTGTAGCGCGGATGCGCACACTGCCTCGGCGGCTCGCGCCAAGGTAACCTTCCATACACTTCAAGAAAAGAAACAGAGCGGCAGGCCAATCACGGCATTGACCGCTTATGACTACGCCACGGCCAGGCTCGTGGACGAGGCTGGGATCGACCTGATCCTCGTTGGCGATTCGCTGGCGCAGGTTGTGCTTGGCTATGACACGACGCTTCCGGTCACGGTCGATGAAATGCTGCATCACACGCGAGCGGTGCGCCGTGCGGTGAAGCATGCCATTGTTGCCGCAGACATGCCTTACGGTTCCTATCATGTGAAGCTGGATGAGGGCGTTGCAAATGCAGCGCGCTTTATGAAAGAAGGCGGCGCGGAGGCAGTCAAGATTGAAGGCGGCGCAAATCGCGTGCAGCTGGTCGAGCGGCTGACGGACGCAGAGATTCCGGTCATTGGACATCTTGGGCTTACACCGCAGTCGGTTCACCGCATGGGCGGCTATAAGGTGCAGGGAAAAACCACGGCTGCTGCTGATGTGTTGTTGAAGGATGCTCTTGCGCTGGAAGAAGCTGGAGCGGTTGCGATTGTGCTTGAGGGTATGCCGCGCGAGGTTGCGCAACATATCACGCATAGGCTAAATGTTCCCACGATTGGCATTGGAGCAGGCCCTGATTGCGATGGGCAGATTCTCGTCTTTCACGATCTGGTGAATCTGAGCTTTTCCAAACCGGCGAAGTTTGTGCGGCAATATGGCGATGCGGCGAGTCTGTTCCGCACGGCGGTTGATGGCTACCTGCACGATGTTGAGCGGCGCGAGTTTCCCAACGAGAGCGAGAGCTATCACTTGCCGAAAGAGACACGCGCGGCGTTCGAAGCTGCTTCGCCTATCCGTCGCAAAGCATAG
- the panC gene encoding pantoate--beta-alanine ligase: MLIAKTIAEAQSACARLRGDGRVLGLVPTMGALHEGHLSLVRAAKAACDAVAVSIFVNPTQFGPNEDFSKYPRTFAEDCALLEREGVDLIFAPTTDEMYPAGASTFVLVEGVSDRLDGASRPGHFRGVTTVVSKLFHNIGPNKAFFGQKDAAQVAVLRKMVNDLNFPLQMVVCPIVREADGLALSSRNRYLSGEERQRALVLHRALRQVKEAVASGETSSQALIRIARGVFTEEPGVRVDYVAIVNPDTLEDVTEVSHGTLVAVAAFVGTTRLIDNVVL, translated from the coding sequence ATGCTGATTGCCAAGACAATTGCAGAGGCGCAGTCTGCTTGCGCGCGGCTGCGCGGTGACGGTCGCGTCCTTGGGCTGGTGCCAACGATGGGGGCGCTCCATGAGGGGCATCTGTCGCTGGTGCGGGCGGCAAAAGCCGCATGTGATGCCGTGGCTGTTTCTATTTTCGTGAACCCTACGCAGTTTGGGCCAAACGAAGATTTCTCGAAATATCCGCGCACGTTTGCTGAGGACTGCGCGCTGCTGGAGCGTGAGGGTGTAGATCTGATCTTCGCTCCGACTACGGACGAAATGTATCCCGCAGGCGCGAGCACGTTTGTGCTGGTCGAAGGCGTGAGCGACCGGCTGGATGGAGCTTCGCGACCGGGACACTTTCGCGGTGTCACGACGGTCGTCAGCAAGTTGTTCCACAACATCGGGCCGAACAAGGCTTTCTTTGGACAGAAAGATGCCGCGCAGGTGGCGGTGCTGCGCAAGATGGTGAACGACTTGAATTTTCCGCTGCAGATGGTTGTTTGCCCGATTGTGCGCGAGGCTGATGGCCTGGCGCTGAGTTCGCGTAATCGATATTTATCGGGAGAAGAGCGCCAGCGGGCTTTGGTGCTGCATCGTGCGCTCAGACAAGTGAAAGAAGCTGTTGCTTCCGGTGAAACATCTTCACAGGCCTTGATTCGGATTGCGCGTGGTGTTTTTACTGAAGAGCCTGGTGTGCGCGTGGATTACGTCGCGATTGTGAATCCGGACACGCTTGAAGATGTTACTGAAGTGAGCCATGGTACGTTGGTGGCGGTTGCGGCTTTCGTCGGAACTACCCGGCTTATTGATAATGTTGTGCTGTGA
- a CDS encoding carboxymuconolactone decarboxylase family protein, whose product METRLDYQKAFPEGVQGMLHLEAIIRRSGIEPSLYELVKIRASQLNGCAYCIDMHTKDARANGETEQRIYALSAWREGPFFTERQRAALAWTEAITNIQNGHASEDVYAEARLQFSEEELAKLTFAITQINSWNRIAIAFRPEVGGYQPQQRAATSAAKS is encoded by the coding sequence ATGGAAACACGTCTGGATTATCAGAAGGCATTTCCTGAGGGTGTGCAGGGGATGCTGCATCTTGAGGCGATCATTCGGCGTAGTGGTATTGAACCTTCGCTGTACGAGCTTGTTAAGATTCGCGCCTCCCAGTTGAATGGGTGCGCCTACTGCATCGACATGCACACCAAGGACGCACGCGCGAATGGCGAAACCGAGCAGCGCATCTATGCGCTTTCGGCGTGGCGCGAGGGACCATTTTTCACGGAGCGGCAACGTGCGGCGCTGGCATGGACCGAAGCGATTACGAATATTCAGAATGGACACGCGTCTGAAGACGTTTATGCCGAGGCGCGTTTGCAATTCAGCGAAGAAGAGCTGGCAAAGCTGACGTTTGCCATTACCCAGATCAATAGCTGGAACCGCATAGCCATCGCTTTCCGGCCGGAAGTGGGTGGCTACCAGCCGCAGCAGCGTGCCGCTACATCGGCTGCCAAGAGCTAA